TTGCTGATACGCGATTACTAGCGAATCCAACTTCAAGAGGTCGAGTTGCAGACCTCTATCCGAACTGTGAATGGCTTTTTGAGATTCGCTTGCTGTTGCCAGCTTGCTGCCCTCTGTACCATCCATTGTAGCACGTGTGTAGCCCCGGACGTAAGGGCCATGATGACTTGACGTCGTCCCCTCCTTCCTCTCTGTTTGCACAGGCAGTCTGTTTAGAGTCCCCACCTTAACGTGCTGGCAACTAAACATAGGGGTTGCGCTCGTTGCGGGACTTAACCCAACACCTCACGGCACGAGCTGACGACAGCCATGCAGCACCTAGTTTCGTGTGATTGCTCACTCATCTATCTCTAAATGATTCACTAACTTTCAAGCCCGGGTAAGGTTCCTCGCGTATCATCGAATTAAACCACATGCTCCTCCGCTTGTGCGGGCCCCCGTCAATTCCTTTGAGTTTCACCCTTGCGGGCGTACTCCCCAGGTGGAATACTTAACGCTTTCGCTTAGCCGCTAACTGTATATCGCTAACAGCGAGTATTCATCGTTTAGGGCGTGGACTACCAGGGTATCTAATCCTGTTTGATCCCCACGCTTTCGTGCCTCAGCGTCAATCACACCATAGTAAGCTGCCTTCGCAATCGGTGTTCTGTGACATATCTATGCATTTCACCGCTACTTGTCACATTCCGCCTACCTCTAGTGTATTCAAGCTCATCAGTATCAAGGGCACTGCGATGGTTGAGCCACCGTCTTTCACCCCTGACTTAATAAGCCGCCTACGCACCCTTTAAACCCAATAAATCCGGATAACGCTTGGATCCTCCGTATTACCGCGGCTGCTGGCACGGAGTTAGCCGATCCTTATTCCTTCGGTACATTCAGCTTATTACACGTAATAAGGTTTATTCCCGAATAAAAGCAGTTTACGACCCAGAGGGCTGTCTTCCTGCACGCGGCATGGCTGGTTCAGAGTTCCCTCCATTGACCAATATTCCTTACTGCTGCCTCCCGTAGGAGTCTGGTCCGTGTCTCAGTACCAGTGTGGGGGGCCATCCTCTCAGATCCCCTAGTCATCGTCGCCTTGGTGGGCCGTTACCCCGCCAACTAGCTAATGACACGCATGCCCATCTTAATCCTATAAATATTTGATCATTACACAATGCTGTGCTGTGATTTTATGCGGTGTTAATCCGAATTTCTTCGGGCTATCCCCCTGATTAAGGTAGGTTGCATACGCGTTACGCACCCGTGCGCCACTTTCATAAGGAGCAAGCTCCTTAATCTCGTTCGACTTGCATGTATTAGGCCTGCCGCTAGCGTTCATCCTGAGCCAGGATCAAACTCTCCATTGTAAAATGTTTTGTTTGAACACTGACCATTCTTAACTTGTATTAATAATAGTCTTATTCTAATTATATATTGTCTAGTTAGATTCTGACTTGAAAAAATAGCTTCGGTCTCATGTACTTTGAAATCGTACTATCTTACCTCGCTACGCTTTATAAATGACATCTCTTTAATGAACTTCTCGATTCGCCTCGCGGGTCATCTTTATATTTCTTCGTTTCCTATTCTCTGTTTGGTCCTGGTCTTAATGTTCCTGGTTTCAGTTTCGAATCCTCAACGTTTCAATCTTTTTTATTTCGCTATCAAACTCCGTTTGGTAACTCCCGTTCTGTTTGGGATTGCAAAGGTAGAAATCTTTTTAGCATTGTCAAACTTTTTGTTAAAGTTTTTTTCTTTTATTTTCCGAGGCTTTTAAACGCTCTAAAAGAAATACCAATCTCTACTTTCAGCTCCTCAAATCAACCTTCTTCTTTATCCTTCTCACTGTTTCCCTTCCTCCGAAGCGGGATGCAAAAGTAGGAAAATTATACGCCCCCACAAACTTAAATGCACTTATATCTCCTATTAAATCATAACTTACTATTTTTCAGTCAAAAAAAAATAAAATATCATCATTCAAATCTCTTATCTTAAGCTCTTCCTACCCTATTCATCGCAGCTAAAAAGCCTTTGAAAATGAAATGAATTAAATGAACCTGCTCTGCAATCTGATCCAGACGAGGCTGCATTAAAAATTCTCCTTGATATAATCTATGGCCTTTGCAATACGTTTATAATTCAACTGATCTTTTGTTTCCACATCCATAGTTTTATTATACAAATATCATACTTTCTTACTCCATCAAAAAATTCAGTCAACACCTTACTTTGGCTTAAAATTACAGACAATTTAATATGAATAGCGTAAACATAACAAATACAGAAATTCTTTCAGACAACTGGTACACCTTAAGAAAAATAAGCTTTGAAATAACAGGAACTGATGGTGTAAAATCAATACAGGAACGAGAAGCATACGACAGGGGAAATGGTGCGACGATATTGCTTTATAACAAAATACAAAAAACTATTGTGCTCACTCGACAATTCAGGATGCCTACTTTTGTTAATGGCAATGAAACCGGTTACCTAATTGAATGCTGCGCTGGTTTACTCGACAAAGACAATCCAGAGGATTGTATCAAAAAGGAAACTGAAGAAGAAACAGGATTTAGAATAAGTACAGTGGAAAAAATATTTGAAGCCTATATGTCTCCAGGTTCAGTAACTGAACTAGTCTACTTCTTTGTAGCCGAGTATTCAAATGAAATGAAGGTTAATGAAGGCGGTGGTCTAAAAGAGGAAAATGAGCACATAGAAGTTTTGGAACTTCCTTTTGAAAAAGCGATTGACATGATCAGAATGGGAGAAATCAAAGACGGAAAAACGATCATGTTATTACAATATGCCTCTATCAATAACCTGGTATAGCATTAACAGA
This is a stretch of genomic DNA from Candidatus Pedobacter colombiensis. It encodes these proteins:
- the nudK gene encoding GDP-mannose pyrophosphatase NudK encodes the protein MNSVNITNTEILSDNWYTLRKISFEITGTDGVKSIQEREAYDRGNGATILLYNKIQKTIVLTRQFRMPTFVNGNETGYLIECCAGLLDKDNPEDCIKKETEEETGFRISTVEKIFEAYMSPGSVTELVYFFVAEYSNEMKVNEGGGLKEENEHIEVLELPFEKAIDMIRMGEIKDGKTIMLLQYASINNLV